In Bacteroidales bacterium, one DNA window encodes the following:
- the rfbA gene encoding glucose-1-phosphate thymidylyltransferase RfbA → MKGIVLAGGAGSRLHPLTLVTSKQLLPVYDKPMIYYPISVLMLAGIREILIISTPHDLPNFKKILGSGKQWGLKFDYAEQSQPNGLAEAFIIGEKIIGNNNVCLILGDNIFYGQGLKEKVMNASELEEGAVIFGYYVDDPERYGVAEFDKEHNVISLEEKPRNPKSNYAVTGLYFYDNNVFEIAKNIKPSHRGELEITDVNIEYLKQKKIKLELLGRGFAWLDTGTHESLLDAAKYVEIIEKRQGLKIACLEEIALHKKFKTKEQLSEMIQSYGKSTYADYLRKILISR, encoded by the coding sequence ATGAAGGGAATAGTATTAGCTGGTGGTGCTGGTTCTCGTTTACATCCACTTACACTGGTAACATCAAAGCAGCTTTTACCTGTTTATGATAAACCAATGATCTATTACCCAATATCAGTTTTGATGCTGGCAGGCATTCGCGAAATTCTAATTATTAGCACTCCTCACGATTTACCCAACTTTAAAAAAATCCTCGGTTCCGGTAAACAATGGGGGTTAAAATTTGATTATGCTGAACAATCTCAACCCAACGGGCTTGCTGAAGCATTCATAATTGGAGAAAAGATTATTGGAAATAATAATGTATGCCTTATTCTAGGTGATAACATCTTCTACGGACAAGGCTTAAAAGAAAAAGTAATGAACGCATCTGAACTTGAAGAAGGTGCTGTGATTTTCGGATATTATGTGGATGATCCAGAACGCTACGGTGTAGCTGAGTTCGATAAAGAACATAATGTTATCTCTCTCGAAGAAAAACCACGAAATCCAAAATCTAACTATGCGGTCACTGGCTTATACTTTTATGATAATAATGTGTTTGAAATCGCAAAAAACATAAAACCTTCACACCGTGGGGAACTCGAAATTACAGATGTTAATATTGAATATTTAAAACAAAAAAAGATAAAACTTGAATTACTTGGTCGTGGTTTTGCCTGGCTTGATACAGGAACTCATGAATCCCTTCTTGACGCAGCAAAATATGTAGAAATCATTGAGAAAAGACAGGGATTAAAAATTGCCTGTCTAGAAGAAATTGCATTACATAAAAAATTCAAAACTAAAGA
- the rfbB gene encoding dTDP-glucose 4,6-dehydratase — MNYEKILVTGGSGFIGSNFIHYLFKKSEFTGIILNVDKLTYAGNQENLKHVSKKYSDRKYFFERIDIANYDKLKTIFQKYNPDIIVHFAAESHVDRSIIGPKEFIRTNIIGTFNLLECARKYWDNYENKLFHHISTDEVYGSLHDEGFFYENTPYDPHSPYSASKASSDHLVSSYFHTYGLPITISNCSNNYGLYQFPEKLIPLMINNMLEEKSLPVYGDGKNIRDWLYVEDHCRAIWEIIQHGKRGETYNVGGENEICNIDLVNILCEKMALIKNKDEDYYKKLITFVKDRPGHDWRYAINMDKIKNELNFQLSVTFEEGITKTIKWYQANQDWIENIKSGEYRKWINKNYGYR, encoded by the coding sequence ATGAATTATGAAAAAATATTAGTTACAGGTGGTTCTGGTTTTATCGGATCGAACTTTATTCATTATTTATTTAAAAAATCAGAATTTACTGGGATTATATTAAATGTAGATAAATTAACTTACGCTGGTAATCAAGAGAACTTAAAACATGTTTCAAAAAAATACAGCGATAGAAAATATTTCTTTGAACGAATTGATATCGCAAATTATGATAAACTTAAAACAATTTTCCAGAAATATAATCCTGATATTATTGTTCATTTTGCCGCAGAATCACATGTAGATCGTTCAATTATAGGACCAAAAGAATTTATCCGAACAAATATCATCGGTACTTTTAATCTTCTGGAATGCGCAAGAAAATACTGGGATAATTACGAGAATAAACTATTTCATCATATCTCTACGGATGAAGTCTATGGCTCTTTGCATGATGAAGGATTCTTTTATGAGAACACACCTTACGACCCTCATTCACCATATTCTGCATCCAAGGCATCCAGCGATCATTTAGTAAGCTCCTATTTTCACACTTATGGATTACCAATCACAATTTCCAATTGTTCCAACAATTATGGCCTTTACCAATTTCCGGAGAAACTTATTCCATTAATGATAAACAATATGTTGGAAGAAAAATCACTTCCTGTTTATGGAGATGGTAAAAATATTCGCGATTGGCTTTATGTTGAAGACCATTGCCGAGCAATTTGGGAGATTATCCAACATGGTAAAAGAGGAGAAACCTACAATGTAGGTGGAGAAAACGAGATTTGCAATATTGATCTAGTAAATATCCTCTGCGAAAAAATGGCATTGATTAAAAACAAAGATGAAGATTATTATAAAAAATTAATCACCTTTGTAAAAGATCGACCTGGTCATGATTGGCGTTACGCTATTAATATGGATAAAATAAAGAACGAACTTAATTTTCAACTATCAGTAACTTTCGAAGAAGGAATTACTAAAACAATTAAATGGTATCAAGCAAATCAGGATTGGATTGAAAATATAAAATCTGGTGAATATAGAAAATGGATAAATAAAAACTATGGATATAGATAA
- a CDS encoding four helix bundle protein — protein sequence MKKYEKDLNERLVQFAVNTIKFLKTLPYGKEYDVFRYQLSKAATSIGANYNESQAGSTKEFYSRINICLRESREANFWYVVIDRLEIGDRKLCKELLQESQEIKLIFGSIAVQRKD from the coding sequence TTGAAGAAATACGAGAAAGATTTAAATGAAAGGCTTGTTCAATTTGCAGTAAACACAATAAAATTCCTAAAAACACTACCATATGGTAAAGAGTATGATGTTTTTCGTTATCAGCTTTCGAAAGCTGCGACTTCAATAGGAGCCAACTACAATGAAAGTCAGGCTGGATCAACAAAGGAGTTTTATTCCCGCATAAATATATGTTTAAGAGAATCAAGAGAAGCTAATTTTTGGTATGTAGTTATTGATAGATTAGAAATTGGTGATCGCAAATTATGTAAAGAACTCCTACAAGAATCACAAGAAATAAAATTGATTTTTGGATCTATTGCTGTTCAAAGGAAAGATTAA
- the rfaE1 gene encoding D-glycero-beta-D-manno-heptose-7-phosphate kinase, producing MKKDNILRFTSNNSYNFLEILKKFSNKKIAVIGDLMLDKYVYGEVERISQEAPIPIIRVTDEKYVPGGAANVAANISTLGGDAFLFGIVGNDYYKDILLDKLYSLEISTDGILTNTKKNTILKTRIIGLEQQLLRMDKENIEYIDDQFVENILTNLKDVDDLSAIIISDYAKGTITENLMHGVKEFSKKNNIILIIDPKPKHKSWYKDASLITPNKAESQQMSGIVIENEDNIKEAGKKLVGDLNSNIIITAGNEGMYVFEKGKEPVHIPTVAKEVYDVTGAGDTVVASIALALSSEAMLSNSAVIANHAAGIKVGKVGTAPVYMEELLQSFEE from the coding sequence AGAAAATTGCAGTAATCGGTGATTTGATGCTTGATAAATACGTCTACGGTGAAGTTGAACGCATATCACAGGAAGCTCCCATTCCCATTATCAGGGTAACAGATGAAAAGTATGTACCCGGAGGAGCAGCAAATGTAGCTGCCAATATTTCAACTTTGGGTGGAGATGCCTTTCTTTTTGGGATCGTGGGGAACGATTACTACAAAGATATTCTTCTTGATAAACTTTATTCTCTGGAGATCAGTACAGATGGAATACTCACCAATACTAAGAAAAATACTATTCTGAAAACAAGAATAATAGGCCTGGAGCAGCAGCTATTACGAATGGACAAAGAAAATATAGAATATATAGATGATCAATTTGTTGAAAATATATTAACAAATTTGAAAGATGTAGACGACCTTTCGGCTATTATTATTTCAGATTATGCAAAGGGAACAATTACAGAAAACCTGATGCATGGGGTAAAAGAGTTTTCTAAAAAGAATAATATCATTTTAATTATCGATCCCAAACCAAAGCACAAATCCTGGTATAAAGATGCTTCTCTAATAACTCCTAACAAAGCTGAATCTCAGCAAATGAGTGGGATTGTAATAGAAAACGAAGATAATATCAAAGAAGCTGGGAAAAAGTTAGTAGGAGATTTAAATTCCAATATTATTATTACTGCTGGAAATGAAGGAATGTATGTCTTTGAAAAGGGAAAAGAACCTGTTCATATTCCTACAGTTGCCAAAGAGGTTTACGATGTTACTGGAGCTGGAGATACTGTTGTAGCCTCTATTGCTTTAGCTCTCAGCTCAGAAGCCATGTTGTCAAATTCTGCTGTTATTGCCAACCATGCAGCAGGAATCAAAGTTGGAAAAGTTGGAACTGCACCGGTATATATGGAAGAACTCCTGCAGAGTTTTGAAGAATGA